The DNA segment CAGCTTCCACCTTGGGAGGTTGATTTTAAAAGTTGGCAAACCCAAAGCGGTGCAGAGGTGCCTAGACTACTTAATTTGCAACGTGGTGATATACGCCTAAAGCTGCAACTGAATCAATGGCAAGCCTTAGCACCACAGAGCCAGGTTCTTATAAAACAAACATCAAATACTGAGACATCTTTATGACCGCGCCACTTTCATTGGGCTGGCCAGCACCAGCAAAACTTAATCTATTCCTGCATATCAATGCACGGCGCCATGATGGATATCACGAACTGCAAACCTTGTTTCAGTTCGTCGAACATTGTGACTACTTAGACTTTAAAGTGTTAGATAAACCCGAGCTCAAATTACACTCAAATTTGGCTGGCGTTGTTGCTGACAGCGATAACTTAATTCTTAAAGCCGCAAAATCACTACAGCAGCATACAAAATGTCAGTTTGGCGTCGAAATTTGGCTCGATAAACGTTTACCTATGGGCGGCGGTCTCGGCGGTGGTTCCTCTGATGCCGCTACGACTTTAGTCGCCCTGAATCAGCTATGGGAAACGGGCTTGTCTGCAACGGAACTCTGCGAGTTAGGTTTAAAGCTAGGCGCAGATGTTCCTGTTTTTATTAATGGTTTTTCGGCATTTGCCGAAGGCGTCGGTGAGAAACTGCAAAATGTCGAACCAGCCGAGCCCTGGTATCTTGTATTAGTCCCTCAGGTCCATGTCTCTACGGCTGAAGTATTTCAAGACCCAGAACTGCCTCGTAATACGCCAAAGCTCAGTCTTGAATCATTAATGAATAGCCCATGGCAAAATGACTGCCAATCATTAGTCGCAAAACGCCACCCTCAAGTTGCCAAGACCTTAGGCTGGCTGCTAGAATATGCGCCGTCCAGAATGACCGGAACAGGAGCTTGTGTTTTTGGTCAATTCGAACAGGAGCAAGAAGCTAAAGATGTATTGG comes from the Shewanella halifaxensis HAW-EB4 genome and includes:
- the ispE gene encoding 4-(cytidine 5'-diphospho)-2-C-methyl-D-erythritol kinase is translated as MTAPLSLGWPAPAKLNLFLHINARRHDGYHELQTLFQFVEHCDYLDFKVLDKPELKLHSNLAGVVADSDNLILKAAKSLQQHTKCQFGVEIWLDKRLPMGGGLGGGSSDAATTLVALNQLWETGLSATELCELGLKLGADVPVFINGFSAFAEGVGEKLQNVEPAEPWYLVLVPQVHVSTAEVFQDPELPRNTPKLSLESLMNSPWQNDCQSLVAKRHPQVAKTLGWLLEYAPSRMTGTGACVFGQFEQEQEAKDVLAKLPASIQGFVAKGANISPLMLRLAQC